Genomic window (Longimicrobium sp.):
TGACACGGCATCCGCGCCGGCGACGCGCGCGGATTCGTCGCGGGCCGAGGCCGCCGCGCCGCTGCGCTACGATCCGCCGGAGGCGGTGCGCGGGTCGGACGCGCGGATCGTGGTGATCCGGCGCGGGACGGGGTACACGTACCGCAACACGTCGTCCAGCGCGCGCGGGCCCGAGGCGCCGGCGGTGAACGTGGCGTTCCTGGATGCGCGGGGCGCGCGGCTGCTGCTGGACCGTCCGGCGTACATCGCGCACGTGCGCTACCCGGGACAGGCGGCGGCGGACGCGCGGAGCGACACGCTGCGGTGGATCGTGTACGAGGCGGCGCTGGGGGACTCGAACGGTGACGGGCGCGTCGATTCGCGCGACCGGCGCAGCCTGTACGTGAGCGCGCTGGACGGGCGCGGCTTCCGGCGCGTGCTGCCGGACGGCTACGAGCTGCGCGACTGGGCGGGGCAGGCGGATGGCTCGCTGGTTGCGACGGCGGTGCAGCTGCAGCCCGGCTCCGCGCCCATGCCGGAGCGCGCGTTCGTGCTGGACGCGTCGGGGGCGGTGCGGCCGTACGCGGCGCTCGACTCGGTGGTCGCGGCCGCGGGCGGGATCGCGGGCAAACCGTAAGGGAGGGATGATGGCGAAGGCGACCTGGAACGGAGCGGTGATCGCGGAGAGCGACACCTTCGAGATCGTGGAGGGGAACGTCTACTTCCCCGCCGAGGCGGTGAAGCGCGAATACCTGCGCGACAGCGGCACGCACACCGTCTGTCCGTGGAAGGGAACGGCAAGCTACTACTCGCTGGCCGTGGACGGGGAGGAGAACGCGGACGCGGCCTGGTACTACCCCGATCCCAAGCCCGCCGCGAGCAACATCGCCGGGCACGTGGCGTTCTGGCGCGGGGTGCAGGTGGAGCGGTAAGCCGGAGGGATCACAGACTTTAGGCGGCGCATCAGCGATGGTGCGCCGCTATTCTTTGGAATGATGATTGGCTGAGCCAATCATCAGAAGAACTCAGAAGTAATCGCGGATGATGCGGTAGGCGGCGTAGATGCCTACGCCGGTGCCGACCGCGCTGAGCAGCGCCGCCGTCATCATTCCCATGGGCTCGCCGAGCGCCCAGCCGGCCCAGCCGCCGACGGTGGCGCCGATGGTCCAGAAGAGCTTTTGCATGCTCCGGGTGGTGTGGAGATGTGGATCTGTGGTGGGAGGATGCTTCAAGTTTAGCGCAGATCCGGCGCGGATGGAAGCGAAAAGGCGCGGAAGCCCGGCTTCCGCGCCTTTTCTTGTCCCCCGATCACGACCGAATCAGGCTTCTGCGGCCGCCAGCGACTCGCGCCAGCGGAGGAGGCGCGGCGCGAGCGACGGGTTCGCGGGCGCGGCGCGGTACGCGGACATGGAGACGAGCGGCGGGCGCTTGAACGAGCGCCAGCGGCGCATCCCCACCTGGTCGCCCAGGTCGCGCGCGAGGGTATGCAGGCGTGTGCGGGCGTGGTCCTGCTGCGGCGCATCGCCCCATGCGAGGGCCAACTGCAGCGCCTCACGGGCGGCTTCCGCGTCGCCCGCGGCCAGGGTGACGCCGGCGAGCTCGTGGGCCACGCGCGCGCGGTCCACGGCGTCGGTGAAGCGCCCGGCGGCCAGCACCAGGTCGCGCGCGGCGCCACGGCGGTCGCCCGCGCTGCGGCGGGCCGCGGCGCGCTCCTCCAGCCCCACCGCGGCGGCCTCGGCGTCGCCGGCCTGCAGTGCGCGGCGGATGGCGCGGCCCAGCGCGCGGACGGGGTCGGCGGACACGACCGCCTCGCCGACCTGCGCCAGGCGCGCGATGATGCCGCTGCCGCCGTCCAGCTCGCGCGCGGCGCAGTACAGCGCCAGCGCGCGCTCGCGGTCGCCCAGCTTGCGGGCGAGGCGCGCGGCGTGAAGCGCCGTGGCCGAGCCCGCGCCATCCAGCACGAACGCCAGCGTCACCGCCGCGTCCGCCTCGGAAAGGCGCCGGGTGCGCTCCAGCTCGCAGGCGTAGGAGACGAGCGCCGCCGCCATCCGGGGCTCGTCCGGCGCCGCGGCCTCGGCCACCATCAGCAGGCGCAGGAGGATGGACTTCTCGGGCGACTTCTCCAGCGCCTCGGCCTCGCGGCGGGCGCGGCGGAGGCTGAACTCGTCCAGCGTGCCGGCGCGCGCGTTCTCCACGCAGGCGAGCACCAGCGCCCCCGCGGCCGCGCGGCGGGCGCGCTCGCCCCGCTCGGTCTCGGAGATCTGCCGGAATGTGGTCGCCACGGTCTGAACGCTCATGCAGGCCTCTGGTTGAGAACGGTTCTCATCAATCTAACGAAATCCCCCGCCGGATGTAAGACTCGGAGCGGATCGGGAGATGGAGGTAGGATGATCGATCTTCATCTCCGATCCGTTGAAGACTGATCGGCATCGAAGCGCGAGGAATGGGGATCGAACCTGGATGATGCCGAATCACCTCTTCCGATCGTCCCCCTTCCCTGCCCTGACTGTCGTCGACGGAAAGTGCGAGACCGGGTGCTCCCGCGGAACGGGCCCTGCATCACGCCCGCCGCGCCGTGAACATCTGGCGGCGAACACCGCGGAGGGGGAATGGGGAAGACACCGAGCCGGCGCGCGTCGGACCGGATGGGAGTGAAGATGGTGGGATGGGTGGCGTGCCTGGCGCTGGCGGCGTCGCTCACCTACACCTTCGTGAAGGCGCTGACGCAGGGCCCGGACGAGGTGGACCCGCTTTTCTTCGGGATGCAGACGCTGGCCAGCCTGCTGTTCCTGGTGTATTCGCTGCGGCTGAAGAACCCCGTGTTCGTGGCCGCCAACTGCGTGGCGCTGGCGAACGCGGCGGGCACGCTGGTGGTCGCGGCCGCCGGCCGGTGAGCGCCGCTCAGCGCCCGGACGCGCCGCGAACGTCGGAAGCCGTGTGGTGACGCGGAGTTCCGTGCTTGCGTAACCGGGTGCCCGCGATGTATCGTGCTGCGCGTCGATACCCGGCCCATCCAGAAAAAGCATCACTCCGCACGCACATCTTTCCGGGCCTTCCTGCCCGGAGCATCACCGCTCAGCACCCAAGGAGACTCGCATGAGACGAAGTCTGGCAATCGCCGGCGCCGCCGCGCTCGCGTGCGCCGCGGTTGGCACCCCGCTCCACGCGCAGGGCTCGAGCGTGGACCAGCAGAGCGCCTGCATGTCGGGCCGCGTGGGTGCCGGCATCGCGTCGCCCTGCAACGACGGGTCGGCCGTGTACTTCAGCCCCGGCGCGCTGGCCACGCAGGGCAGCAACTTCGGCATCGGCGTGACGCTGATCCGCGCGGGCGGCGACTTCACCTACGATCCCGGACAGCAGCCGCTGGGCACCACGGACCACATCACCCGCTCCACCGAGATCGTGCCGGTGCCGCAGGTGTTCCTGTCGGTGAAGGTGAAGCCGCGGCTGGCCGCGGCCATCGGTGCCTTCGCGCCGTACGGGCTGGGGCTGGACTGGCCGGTGTGCGACGCCGGCCAGACCACCGCGCAGTGCACCGCCGCGGGGACCACGAACTTCGAGGGGCGCTACACGGGGTACGACAACTCGCTGCGCGCGTACTACCTGCAGCCCACGCTGAGCTACGAGATCATCCCCGGCTGGCTGTCGGTGGGCGCGGGGCTGGACGTGGTGCACAGCACCATCGAGGTGCACCAGCGCGCCGACGCTCCCACGGTGGGGCTGCGCGGCACCGACATCGCCGACGCCGTGCTGAAGGGGAGCGGCAACGCGGTGACCGGGCACGTGGGCGCGCTGCTGCGGGTGAGCGACCGTACGCACCTGGGCATCCGCTACCTGCACCGCGCCAAGGTGGACCTGGACGGCACCGCCGACTTCACGCAGATCCCCACCGGCACGCTGTTCGACCCGCTGCTGGCGGCGCAGTTCGCCGCCGGCGGGCCGCTCAGCGACCAGGGCATCGCCACCAGCATCACCTTCCCCAGCCAGGTCACGGCGGGCATCAGCTTCCGCCCGGTGGAGGTGCTGAACCTGATGTTCGACTACCAGCGCACCGGGTGGAGCAGCTTCAACCGCTTCGTGCTGGACTTCGAGAACCGCGGGCTGGACACGCTGACGCTGAACTACCGCGACACCAACACCTTCCGCGCGGCCGCCGAGTTCGAGTACAGCGACGCGCTGGCGTTCCGCCTGGGGTACCGGTACAACACCGCCGCCACGCCGCGCGCCACGCCCTTCCTTCCCGAGGGCGAGCGCAACTACTACACGGCGGGGATCGGGTTCCGCGCCACGCGGGCGCTCACGGCCGACTTCTCGTTCCAGTACATCAACCAGCCCGACCGCCGCGGCGCCGTGCGCCCCGACGAGCCGCTGGTGGGCGTGTACTCGGCCACCGGCCAGACCTTCGGCTTCACGCTGTCGTACCACTTCGGCAACGGCGGCAGCGGCCAGTGACGCCGCGTCCGTTCCGCTCGTCCGGTAAACATATGGAAATGCAAGACAACCCCCAGGAGAGACGCATGAGAGTGGCAAACAAACGCCCCTTCCTTGCCGTGGCCGCGCTGGCCGCCATGGCGCTGGGCGCGTGCGTGGGCGACGGTGACGAGCTCACCACCCTGCAGACCCCGGCCAACGGCGGCGCGCTGTTCGCGCGGTACGTGTCGCTGGGCAACTCGATCACGGCCGGGTTCCAGTCGGCGGGGATCGTGGACTCCACGCAGCGCAACTCGTATCCCAACCTGCTGGCGCAGCGCGCCGGGACGCCCTTCAACCAGCCGCTGTTCGCCCGTCCCGGGTGCCCGCCGCTGATGACGGCGCCGCTCACCCCGTCGACCGCGGCCAGCACCTGCGTGCGCGTGGACTCGGCGCACTCGCCGGCTCCGGGCAACGTCGCCGTGCCAGGGGTGCGCATCGCCGACCTGTTCCAGATCCCCGGCGGCCAGATCGCGCAGCTGTACTCGCTGATCACCGGCGGGAAGACCGAGGTGCAGGCCATGCTCGACGCGCAGCCCACCTTCGTGTCGGCGTGGATCGGCAACAACGACGCGCTCTCGGCGGCGCTCTCGGGCACGCTGGGGCCGCTGGCTGCCGGCGCCGACAGCAACCTCACGCGGCTGGCGCCGTTCCAGGCCAGCGTCACGCAGCTGGCCAACGCCATCAAGCAGTCGGGCGCGCAGGGCGCGGTGCTCATCGGGGTGGTGTTCGCCGACAGCGCCTCGCCGCTGCTGCAGCCGGGCGCGTACTTCTTCCTGTCGCGCGACGCGGCGGGCAAGTTCAACGGCAAGCCGGTGAACGCCAACTGCTCGCCGGTGACGGCGCTGGGCACGCCCAACCCGCTGGCGTTCAACCTGGTGTCGTTCCAGATCGTCTCCAGCGCGCTGCCGGAGATCAACTGCGACCCGGCCTCCGCCCAGGGTGGCACCTTCCTGCTGGACGCGGCCGAGCGGGCGGTGCTGGGCGCGCGCATCGCGGCGTACAACGCGGCGCTGAAGGCCGCGGCCGACGCCAACGGCTGGTTGTACGTGAACCCGATGGACATCCTGCGCCCCGAGCTGGCGCGCACGGTCACCATCAACGGCACGGCGCGCTTCAACCAGGTGCGCAAGTGCCAGGCGCTGCCGGCGGCGCTCGCCACGGGGAGCGCGGCGGCCATCCAGGGGGCGGTGCTCACCAGCTGCCCGGTTCCCCCGACGGGGCCCACGGCGACCTTCGCGGCGCCCAACTTCTTCGGCACGCTGATCTCGTACGACGGCGTGCACCCCAGCTCGGCGGCGCACCTGCTGATCGCGCGGGAGCTCGCGCTGCGCATCAACGCCAAGTACAGCACCACGCTCAGCACGCTGTGATGCAGATCCATCCGCCTGCGCGCTGAGGCGGCCGGGTGGAAGTTTCGAAGGGCGGTCCCCGCACGGGGCCGCCCTTCGCGCGTCTGCCAGGGAAGTGCGTGAGTGCGTCCTGCTCTCGGTCGGCGCTGCCGCCCTCGTCGCTGTTCCAGCGCACTCCCGCACTCCCGCACTCCCGCACTTCTTCCCGGCCTGCATATATTCCGGCCCACACCCTGCAGCGAATCGACTCCGATGACCGAACAGGCTTCCACGGCGGGGATCCCGCCGTCGATCGAGCGCATCCTGCGCCGCTTCGCCATGCTGTCGCCCGACATGACGCGGCAGGCGCTGGTGCAGTACGCCAACAAGCTGCCGCCCCTTCCCGAGCGCTTCCAGGGGCTGGACGCGGCGCAGTACCGCGTGCACGAGTGCCAGACGCCGGTGGCCATCTTCCCCGAGGTGCAGGACGGAAAGATGTACTTCCACGCCGACGTTCCCCGCGAGAGCGCCGCCATCCGCGCGCTGCTGGCCATGCTCTTCGACGCGCTGAACGGGCAGCCGCCCGCCACCACGCTCGCCATCCCCCCCGACTTCGTGCGCCAGGTGATGGGGAAGATCGGGCTGCAGGCGCGCGAGAACGGCCTGAACGCCATGGTCGAGCGCCTGAAGCGCGCCGCCCGCCAGGCCGCCGCCGAGACCGGCTCAGGGGACGCGCCGTGACGACGATGGACGGGGATGCGGGAGGAGGACGGATGTCCGGGGACCGGCCCGGGAGCCGCGCGCTTCCGTACGCCCGGGGCGGGAAACGCCCTTGCGCGGGGCGGGCGGCCGCGTTCTTTTGTCGCCCCGGACCGACAGGAGACCAGAGACCGATGCTTCGACCCACTTCCGGCCTTGCGCGCGCGGCGCTGCTGGCCGCGCTGGCGCTGGCTGCCGCGGGGTGCCACCCCGGCGGCGACTACGGGTACGACCGCGTTTCGTACCGCGAGACGCCCGCCATCCCCCAGGCCACCAACCCCGACCCGCCCCCGGTTCCCGCCGGCGGGCTGGCCGGCGCCGCGCAGGCGCGCCTGGCGGCGAAGAACCTGCCCGCCGGCGTGACGCAGGCCATGGTGGACCAGGGGCAGGACCTGTTCGGCACCGTGTGCGCCGGGTGCCACGGCCCCGCGGGCGCGGGCACCACCACCTGCCCCACGCTGAGCGACGCCAAGTGGATCAACATCACCGGGGCGTACCCGGAGATCGTGGCCACCATCACCCACGGCGTGCCGCAGCCCAGGGAGCACCCCGCGCCCATGCCGCCCAAGGGCGGGGGCAACTTCGACGACGCGCAGGTGCGCGCCCTGGCCGCCTACGTCTTCGCGCTGAGCCACCAGTCATGAGCACGCGCAACCCCGAGCCCGAACGCACCGACGAGACCGTCCGCGCGCGCTACCGCGCCTGGGCCGACGCCAACCCGCGCCCGCGCGGGCCCTCGGCCATCGGGATGCCGGAGGTCAGCGAGGGCACCATGCGCCTGGCCGGCCTCGCGGTGGGGGTGGTCGTGGGCCTTTCGCTGCTGGCGCTGGCCGTTACCGCCTTCGTGGCCGCGCAGAGCTGGAGCACGATCGGGCGCGGAGGCGCGGTGGTGGCGTACTTCCTGACCGGGAGCTTCCTGGCCATCGCCGGCGTGGGGTGCATCTGGGCGGTGCTGAACCACAACTTCAGGGTGCTGGCGGGCCCGCCCGCGCACCATTGACGACGGACGCGGCGGCGCGGCGGGAGCGGGCATCCCGGCGCGCCGCTCCCGTCCGGGTGTTTGCAAGCGATTTGCGGAGGCATACAGCGCCCGCCGGGACACGTCTCGGCGGGCGGTTACTATTGGTGGCGCCTTGCACGCGGAGGGGCTTTCGGTCCAACCCGTAAGT
Coding sequences:
- a CDS encoding cytochrome c, yielding MLRPTSGLARAALLAALALAAAGCHPGGDYGYDRVSYRETPAIPQATNPDPPPVPAGGLAGAAQARLAAKNLPAGVTQAMVDQGQDLFGTVCAGCHGPAGAGTTTCPTLSDAKWINITGAYPEIVATITHGVPQPREHPAPMPPKGGGNFDDAQVRALAAYVFALSHQS
- a CDS encoding SufE family protein is translated as MTEQASTAGIPPSIERILRRFAMLSPDMTRQALVQYANKLPPLPERFQGLDAAQYRVHECQTPVAIFPEVQDGKMYFHADVPRESAAIRALLAMLFDALNGQPPATTLAIPPDFVRQVMGKIGLQARENGLNAMVERLKRAARQAAAETGSGDAP
- a CDS encoding DUF427 domain-containing protein; this translates as MAKATWNGAVIAESDTFEIVEGNVYFPAEAVKREYLRDSGTHTVCPWKGTASYYSLAVDGEENADAAWYYPDPKPAASNIAGHVAFWRGVQVER
- a CDS encoding OmpP1/FadL family transporter; its protein translation is MRRSLAIAGAAALACAAVGTPLHAQGSSVDQQSACMSGRVGAGIASPCNDGSAVYFSPGALATQGSNFGIGVTLIRAGGDFTYDPGQQPLGTTDHITRSTEIVPVPQVFLSVKVKPRLAAAIGAFAPYGLGLDWPVCDAGQTTAQCTAAGTTNFEGRYTGYDNSLRAYYLQPTLSYEIIPGWLSVGAGLDVVHSTIEVHQRADAPTVGLRGTDIADAVLKGSGNAVTGHVGALLRVSDRTHLGIRYLHRAKVDLDGTADFTQIPTGTLFDPLLAAQFAAGGPLSDQGIATSITFPSQVTAGISFRPVEVLNLMFDYQRTGWSSFNRFVLDFENRGLDTLTLNYRDTNTFRAAAEFEYSDALAFRLGYRYNTAATPRATPFLPEGERNYYTAGIGFRATRALTADFSFQYINQPDRRGAVRPDEPLVGVYSATGQTFGFTLSYHFGNGGSGQ